The following nucleotide sequence is from Cydia pomonella isolate Wapato2018A chromosome 6, ilCydPomo1, whole genome shotgun sequence.
ATTTTCAAGCCAAGGACAAGGATTCTCAAGCAACGATCAACACCAGCATGCTAATCTAGACCAAGGTTTCTCTGGGAATGGTCATCAGCAACAACAAGGACAGTACACAGGCAGCGGACAGCGCCAATCGTCAAACTACGTCTCTGGATCTAGCTCTAACGCCCAGAGTGGTGCATTCTCTGGTCAGGGTGGTGCTAAGCATGACGTCGAGTATACAGGAAATCAGCAACAAGTGCAATCTGGCTGGCAAAAGGGAGGATACGGTTCAGGGAGTGCCTCAGGGCAAGCTAGTGGGTCCCATGGTGTTTCTGGGTCGAACGGTTTGGGCGAGAGTCAATCGGCCTTAAACGGGGCATTGAACCTGGCTTCCCAGGGTCTTCAGACAGCTGAGGGATGCAGTACTTGTGGAAAGAGCAGCTATGCCCTGAGCAATGCCAAGAGTCACAGCGGTAACGCCATCGCACTGTCTATTGGTGGTTAAATTACTTTAAGAATCTGTACCTGACAATTTCCCATGATTTTATAACGTAAAATATGAGTTTCcgtgttattaaattaataaatgattgaacactgtttattttaattttgtttcttttcatcacacttaatTGCTCGttaacggtgttattgtataccaacatactgagatggaatgagctatatcATTTCCACGGgcgtaattgtatttttttttatttcattacgcGCGTGGGCAAATCGggaacaatgtttttttttttaagtaagtataactGAGTAAACTGagacttttaaaatactgacgtttctgattttttttgtgtgttgttgaatatttcatttgattaatttaataaccgtttaaaattttttttacacaattttaaatcgtggctgaatacaggatagggcttgtgcacaaatcacgcgagatTTTTGACCCACCCCCCAGCTGGTCGCatggacatgtaaaaaaataaacgctttacctttttatgatagcaataacaaatcatgacaCTTTgcatgtactatttcatcaggTGAAACTCCATAAACGGAATACGCAATTTATatattacgcatactttgcggacacaAAGCGGTAAGGTGCggtttttacatgttcattttacagccgacggtctttccaccgcggtacaaccggctgacggatttttaaaacagcatctaaactaacatctgataaaatataagtcaggaggcgatgactgacgaaatatgctcctggcctgCGGTctattagtcaatttgtgtaagaatgtccttataatatttatttatttattattaatgtaaatagataaaaatttataaactgTATCCCGATTTCTAATATTCAGGTTAATGAAAAACTCTTTTAATTTGCCTAGcatgtctgtttgtctgtcagtCGGTAGTCAGTCGTAGCATGTACTATATAAAGTACataaaagaagatatttttttttttatactacgtcggtggcaaacaagcatacggcctgcctgatggtaagcagtctccgtagcctatgtacacctgcaactccagaggagttacatgcgcgttgccgaccctaaccccacccccctcgttgagctctggcaaccttactcaccggcaggaacacaacactatgagtagggtcaagtgttatttggctgcggttttctgtaaggtggaggtacttccccagttgggctctgctctagatctggaatgacatccgctgcgctgtgccctaccacacaaggcgagatgacattcacattgcccatacctctcttttggacgtagtttaaggacatacccgggtcctgtttaagtttaaggacatataaAGTAGCATATAGGTGTTATCAATCACTGGCATATTTCCGAGTTAAaaactacttttcatttcaactatgaggaatagttatttgtttcacaaCTTTTACAagaattgttgtttaaccgcttgtgctaatatggttacccgagcaagcgaaagattccacgAGCGTAGCTAGTGGTTCGATAAATGGAATCTTAAGCTTTGCGAGgctttcaaggcacgagggttaaacaaattttgctcccaagtgaaacacatcacttttcaccacactaacccgaagaaaatattaagatatcaaacaaaatcaaaataaatcaaatccaaatgaacgtcattaaatatttatcatttaaaagtcgaTTCTGCCAGTATAAGGAAAtaatcaaaatttgcatcaggctactttgccccacatgtggataaaatgcaactttctgatcggtttttgaacaatcaagagaaccTATACCAGCTGTTGTcgtgaaaaataaaatgcaatataataaaatatgtaattaattactgttattcaaaattaatttctaCCTTAGGGTAAAAATCGTTATTAATGAAATCAGGagttatctatttatttaacctttacctttcttgcacaaaagaaaagataccgtacaataggcgaacttattgccgtaaggcattctctaccagttaacctttgGACAAAGCAGAAAAGTTGTCGGCGGTGCAGGCGCATGTTGAATGaatgtaagtaagtattattattaaaaaaattaaagaaaactaattcaagagtccgcagcaagctggGCCTAATTTCACATTCCCTTACAAACGAAgcttcgttctcattttaaatctacgcgttggattgtaataaaactttgcatatacaatcacatgaggtatatctatgcctgtaattagttatctccagcttataaaacaaaagttatgtatgaaaaacttcgctgtaatttttttactatggtatTTGAATCGACAATTGCggccatttttctctgtcactctaattacgttttagtgagagtaaaagagaaagatcccgcaatttgcgaatttcggttttcgcggtaggccccctgatcgtaagtttttttttttaataaatattataggacattattacacaaattaactaagtcccaaagtaagctcaataaggcttgtgttgagggtacttagacaacgatatatatgatatataaatatttataaatacttaaatacatagaaaacacccatgactcaggaaccatATCCatacccatgctcatcacacaaatacatgcccttaccaggatttgaacccgggaccatcagcttcgtaggcagggtcactacccactaggccaaaccggtcgtcaaaatgagagcgtaactacgtttgtatggagaaccgagcttagTTCTATCGTAAatattcactttaaaaaaagatttttaggTTAGGAAAACCGATCCCACCTATCTACAAAATCCCtgatcaaaaaagaaaaaataaaagtaagtatGCGTCGTCTGAGCTTGCTCTTATTCGGTTCTGGGTCAAAAACTTGCGGGAAAACTAACGTCTGTTCCGTAGATAATACGATAGATAACGTACTTATTGTCGTAGCGATTCGTATATTTCTGATAGCACAATCAcgattaagaccaacctcgaaatctctagaacagtcatgaaatttggtatgtatataaattaaagtccCCTTTTTCATGCTCGTAATAAATTCATAGCTATAgagataaaagaaaaaacaaaagaagttgCATACTTTTTCTTGTGCCGTCTGATCCTCGTGGTCCCCGAAGCTCAAATTTTAAGACACGCAAACAGGGATCCCAGAAATTGGAGTTATCAAATTTGATTACTTtcactattgtttgaaccccatttcagccctaaaatatgtttttgcgatcacattatttagccctaaaaagttttcgtccgttaattttagtaactttgcaTTGCGTAGCACTCGTGTACTAATTATGGATATactgatgtctattttattgaaatccgctcaatagtttaggcgctagaagaaaaaatatgatttaatattcggagtcctctcaaggcggttggtttaatttttctgtaataaaacaagtgtcaACAAGTTGTGAAGGctaagaggaatctaacgataggtacgtcatttaaaaacatccgtccagtatcctaagctacaggttGTACttaatcatcagtacttaaacccataaccctactttctagttaagtcgcagtcgagtaaaatgttaatattggggtagatcacgtacaaatgtatagttaaaagtggaattcatattcctccgagtttcctattatgagaatgtcccctggaagtgtataagctttaaacttagattcagcaagtattttctataaccagatgattttttttttcgcaaagatatccttgacttttttgtgtataatttaataagctttaatgttgccttacactatattttgataaaaaaattacatttagagtaaaacgcgaatttctcctggatggtacacaatCATTttcctaatatatatttttttcagtcgaGTTGTCGAGTCCCGATTTTAGGCAACAAAGCTTGCTAAGTTgtctaagtgaggtacgagattgaaaagcttgattatatcactattgtatacgatactttttctacgagtcatcaaaaataatatttttttaactataaaaccttaataagtaatgaaaattggtaagtatctaagtagacaaaaagacataaacgcgcgagccaccgcccgcccgtcccccgttctatgggagcgcggcggcacgtgattggtaatgtttttgtagttgactacagcgtatcgaaagaaattttatagttgagtaTACATGATAGACCATACATGAAacgtacgcaattatagtttggtatacgacaTCTTAATTAAACCATTACACTCGACGAgtacaaaaacgtcacttttgacactgataaatcagtatcagatcagtatcatattggaatcagATATAATAAGGTATAACTAAAACTCGGATTGGCCTGTATCATTAAAAGTCCCGTTGAAAAGAAGTGTAGCATAACGGCTAGCCGTTCGTTGATGAGTGTTGGTCCATCGTTTGGTTTATTAAAATGTTGTTTAGTGAACGCATTATATTTGAATTGGAAGCTCCATAGTCCATAGAGTAAGTATACGATTACGGTTTGGTTTACGTAGTCCGACCGATTTGAATTGTAAAGTGCCAAGTTGCCAACTTACTTTTatgcatgtacagtcagcgtcaaatactttgtagcagtcaaagtggccaaatagttcggtacaccatactaaatatatggtgtaccgaactatttggctactttggttgctacaaagtatttgacgctgactgtacaacaattGGATAACTAACCCCACATTTTTGAAAGAAAATGTCTCTACCtttaagtaaatacctacctactatttttCTCGGATcatattcaatggaaaataCCACAGAAAACCCATTTCTCATCCGCGATCGTGGTTAGCCACGTCAACAAAATCTAGCGAATATGACAAGCAAATGTTATGGCATTAAAAACATTGCATCATTGCGGTTGGCAGCAAATAAATGTATCAAATTTTTGATTCATCCGAAAATTCATAGTTGATAatctcaagcaaaaggtactaaattgtcgcttaccataaggacgaaatttgctcgtatctttatacgaataacctgttagAGCGTCCtaatggcaagcgacaatgtggtacctttttctTGGGAGCGTCACAGTAACACGTGATTTCACATGTAATTTACTCATTAGCACTGGTGGAAGAATTTTTATGACAACTTATGTGGACTTTAAGTCAAGgtgttaaaatttataatcgtttGGCGCTGATGTTGTTTTCAAAGCAATGGTCACAGATATAATTCTGAATAGATCACATAATCACACCTATTGGGTATTTTGCGGTTCAAAGTCTCAACGATTCGAGCAATATAATAGGCAAACTAATAGGGAAATGTGCTAAGTCTGCGCCACGTAATTGGTTCTGTGTGTctaatacataactactatttTTAGACATCAAAAGTCCGTAAATGTACTCAAAGGGCAGTATTTCTGTATTTATATCAAAGCTAGTGGTTTAATACACAGAGACTTGAAACTTTCAAAATATATTCCCTAAGATCGTTATAATACTGTGTTATAGAAAACTGGTTAAATTTAAGTCGGATTCAAGACACCAAATCAAAACTTTACGAGAAAATCGACTTATCATGCTTACCATACGCCACCGCTCGACGCGGGACCCTGTCTAATACTTCGGCTTCGGTTACCAGGCATATGCGATGTCTATTAGCACATATGTCTGTGGCAATTACAAGGAACTGCCGGGAATTTTCTCGCGATGTTTGCTGTGTATATTTCAGGTGTATAAAAATGACCCATATGTTGGTGAAGTTGCAAATTAGATCAGCAACATGTTGAGAGTTGTCGTGCCTGTGCTTGTACTAGCCGGAGTTTGTTGGGCTGATGTTCAATGTAAGTTAAAGATATATATATCGTAAAAGGaaactacaataatataataaaattaatgtaataatatcacttaaagttttaaatatggtCCCATCAAtgatacaaaatttaataaggAACATGTAGATTCTTGACAATTCTTTTGTAAACTGAGAAAAACTATGATTCGGGGCCCCAACGTAGGGAAGAGTGGACACAATAAATCGACGACTTATTTCTTACTAAGTGCTAGTTTTTGTACCTAAGTAGTCAGTTATACAACCATTCTAAGTCTTCAATCTAATAAGGTCATGTGTGCTAAGAAAAGTATTAGGCTTCCCTACAGCTGTTTCTTTTGGCCCCATTGTTTCTGTTACCCAATCTAACCTTAACATTTAAAATGTGACATATAATTGTAGATCAAATACGATTAACATTTCATAttccggagttgcaggcatccataggctacacagactgcttatcaccaggcggaccgtatgcttgttggaacgtagtataaaaaaactcttgaatataattttgacttcacaaatacaaataatgttGGATTGCATACCTAAGCTAAGTATTTTCTCGTATTTTAAACGTAAGCAAGTGCAAGAAACTTAAAAGTTCTCTATTATTTTCAGATGGCGAATCACCTAGAGCACCCACACAGCGTCTAAAACGGTCACCATACGACTACTACCCCGACTGCCCGCCTGAATACCGCCACCACCACCCCCCTTATTGGCCACCACCGCCCCCTCCCCCGCCTCCACCACCACCATACTGGCCACCGCCCCCACCGCCACCGCCACCGAGACAAGATGTCGTCTACTTCCAAGATCAGCCACAGAATCAAGCATATTCCCAATCTGAATCTAATCAAAAGGAGTCAAATCAACCTTGTACCACTTGTCAAGGACAGTCAGGCAGCAATGCCATTAGTAATGCGAAGAGTGAAACTGGGGAGGCAATCGCCATCGCTGTTGCTAGGGCTAAATCTAACTAAGAGGAACTCCTGCGAGACTCATAGGTACTAAGGTACCTACGTCCATATATCTACTTCCAAGATCAGCCATAGAATCTAGCATACGGAATCTAATCAACAGAATAGCCAACCGCCAAATGCCATTATTAATGCGAAGAGTGAAACTGGGGAAGCAATCGCCATCGCTGTTGCTAGGGCTAAATCTAACTAAGAGGAACTCCTGCGAGACTCATAGGTACTAAGGTACGTCCAGGTATACTTCCAAGATCAGCCACAGAATTAAGCATACTCCCaatcaaaatctaattaacAGAATAGCCAACCGGACTCTAACCTTGCACCACTGGTCAGGGACAGTCAGGCAGAAATACCATCAGTAATGCAAAGAGTGAAACTGGGGAAGCAATCGCCATCGCTGTTGCTAGGGCTAAATCTAACTAAGAGGAACTCCTGCGAGACTCATAGGTACTAAGGTACCTACGTCCATATATCTACTTCCAAGATCAGCCACAGAATCAAGCATACGGAATTTAATCAACAGAATAGCCAACCGGACTCACAACCTTCTACCACTTGTCAGGGATAGTCAGGCAGCAATGCCATTAGTAAAGCGAAGAGTGAAacaacgtcatattttcatagacatTTGACATGCAtgccacgcctatcgtgcgcGGCGCGTCATCATGAACCTTTTGTAGGAAtgcattaaaatattatatagtataATGTGCCAACTGCTAGAGTTaaaccaagataactctgcaacgattttgacagcacagaCTGGGCAAGTGTTGAACTGGTGCTCGGTTTATTGAACTGTAGCCGTGAGCGTCAGTTGACTTCTTTGGTGGTCAAAGGGTTActgacattgccacactttatcATTGCAGACTCAGATTGATCCGGCTCTAACAACACTCTTAACTGGTCATCAGTGGATATCTGTAATGAGCTTTACGAATTGCAAATTAAAGttaaaccaagataagtctgcagtgATTTGGTTAACCCAgaagactgtgcaagtgttattttaaacgtcaaacttccatGAGACTATGAcgaataaataacacttgcccAGTCTGTGttgtcaaaatcgttgcagagttatcttggtctaactctagcaGTTGGCACATAATAGTAAAAACGAGTCACTCACGCTTTGAGTTAATTCTTCAATTgaatacgtgagtgacctgttttaatatttatagaagtgtaaataaattactaaaacAAATTGTAAGGAGTACCTGCTGTCTACAAATTTAtgtgttaatattttgttaagtttttaataattaatataatttgatcaaatattatatttattttattttaccattgtcGTACATAATTGACTTATTCGAATATTGTTATAAAAGCTAGAAAGAcgaatcccatcaaaaacattttcatcatgtaaaatgttgccaaaatgaaaccataaggctcgctctgtcaaaaagttatcagcagggctattatggtcgattttataaatgatatggctgtataaatgataatataactaacattttatccagtttttattgatttgacgtcttttccacttttgacagcgatagatgttaaatgatttactgcataacatggtcggtggataatttgtcatttgtctaaatttctgacttaaacttagttgataagtggataagttaaatgatataaatgacacttgtctagatttatatcgttttatagcatttataccgttttgtctacttttgacagcgatagacggtaaatggcaacgtttgttgaataattaaatatatagtcgAGTTTTGACGGCTagactttgattattttatccTAGTGCTCACTGGGTCACGATAAGTGCTCTTGTGCTATATAAATGgtgcaaaatacaaatttttggagttaaatatcagtaagtatctgtgtttttcattatatatacaatcaaactcatttatttacatataacattatCAATACATTTTTCAGGGATGGCAAGATATCATTTCTTCTTGGCAGCTGCTGCTATCGAAGAAAAACAAGACAGAAAACTTCAACGCCGGGCCATAAGGGATGCATGCAACCCGTTTGATAAGCCCGACGAGGAGTTATGGCGCATATATAGGGTGCGGAAAGAATTAGCACTCTATGTGTTCTGAACTTGACGCTGACCTCAAGCCTCAACATGGCGATGGATTGCCGGCACATCTTAAAGTAAAGATATAATGTTGCACTATTCCTCAAATCATTCCCGTTACCTTTACCACCTTGATCATaatcattatttcataatgatatacctacttacaagtctttgttttaggttttaacaTCACTGCACCTATTGGCTGACGGTAGTTACTAACGGGGAACTGGACAAGACCATGGCTTGTCCATTGCTCAGTCTACCGTCAGCCGGTACTTGGATCAATTTGTAATTGTGGTGAATAGAAGGTATGTCCATTTTGGTACAGAATACCACTGACACCGGAGATAAGAAGGTAAAAAACACGAGTATGGATGTGCAGTGAGACATATGAAGGCAAAAAGACGCagtcagtaacaaaatatttatatttattttcttacgtaGTTTTTTAGGGACCATGAAGTACAAATGAGGCTTGAATGTGGATTTTTGtggtatttgtatttgaagtgtttctacctaaatatttcaatgcagaatcataccttatttttgttattatatgcaacttctttaccactcttacatatgtatttatgtaagtattattcaaTGCTACGTGTAGCTAAAGTACCAAATCATGAAAGTGTTGGATTGTTTACAGACTCAAGGACACTTGGATAGTCTTCCCAGAAAATGAGAGGTGTTCAGGAGGCATATGGGGTTGCTAACATTTTAGGCACAGTAGACTGCAcccaagtaaaaatatttccataacctTTACCGCATGGCGTACAGTTTCTAAACAGAAAAGGAATTCATTCGCTAAACGTTCAGTTGGTATGTAATAACTgcaaaatcataattagaaaTTTTAGAATAAATCGAATGGATGGACAGAATCGATATTTTCTTGTAAACCGTAAGATCGCCAAAGTAATCCCTGACAACACCAATGGGGATTACTTTGAATCGGGATTAGTACGTTTTGTTACAACTCATCTATCATTCATTCTGCTAAATCGGATACAAATAGGTAGtcaaatactattttgtaatttctaaaatattaagagattacatatacatataaccgttgttataatattttaagtataaatatttgtgaaatgTTTGACGTTTTCCGCGATTAGGTACCCAGAGTCGTTCCATGCAAGTCACCTGTTAGTTTTACGTGATGtatctgcaaaattgcatggacattggacactttatgaataaattaaatttaggtttACCTACCATGTTTAGGGCTCCACTCCTCAAATTTTCTCTGCGGTGACCGAACACATACCCATGtacatggatttttttaaatgggagACTGGGGGCAGCTGCCTACCATATCcattgaaaaagtattgtaggtacctacgttgGTTGCTCTTAAAGACTAAGAATTGTTATTAGAGAAAAGTGGTTTACAAATACCTTAACTAGGATTccttgtgtttcaggcagaaatggacaatatgaatatttttttaactattc
It contains:
- the LOC133518709 gene encoding nematocyst expressed protein 4-like, translated to MLRVVVPVLVLAGVCWADVQYGESPRAPTQRLKRSPYDYYPDCPPEYRHHHPPYWPPPPPPPPPPPPYWPPPPPPPPPRQDVVYFQDQPQNQAYSQSESNQKESNQPCTTCQGQSGSNAISNAKSETGEAIAIAVARAKSN